From a region of the Cucumis sativus cultivar 9930 chromosome 6, Cucumber_9930_V3, whole genome shotgun sequence genome:
- the LOC101214213 gene encoding uncharacterized protein At4g26485 produces MELLPENERRTESSDEDEDEDEEEEEIWRKHYSSRHRILLVGEGDFSFALCLAKHFGCACNIVATCLDSQDDLEKKYSDGIRNVRELEERGCLIFYGIDVRNMSTHFFLRTQRFDRIVYNFPHVGFLYREDSFCQIQLNKELVEGFLRNARVLLKKLDGEIHVSHKEGEPYNKWELVEEAMKVGLKLEETVPFNKKDYPGYENKRADGGHSNAPFWLGDCSTYKFKLNQSG; encoded by the exons ATGGAATTACTGCCCGAAAACGAGAGAAGAACAGAATCGTCCGATGAAGACGAAGatgaagacgaagaagaagaagaaatatggAGGAAACACTACTCGTCCAGACACCGAATATTACTCGTTGGAGAAGGGGATTTTTCGTTTGCACTGTGTTTGGCCAAACACTTCGGATGCGCTTGCAACATTGTAGCTACTTGCCTCGATTCTCAGG ATGACCTAGAAAAGAAATACAGCGACGGAATTAGGAACGTGAGGGAACTAGAAGAAAGAGGATGTTTGATATTCTACGGAATCGACGTGCGAAATATGAGCACACATTTCTTCCTTAGAACACAGAGATTCGATCGCATCGTCTACAATTTCCCTCACGTCGGGTTCCTGTACCGCGAGGACAGTTTCTGCCAAATTCA ATTGAACAAGGAATTGGTGGAAGGGTTTCTGAGGAACGCTAGGGttttattgaagaaattaGATGGGGAGATTCATGTATCGCACAAGGAAGGGGAACCGTACAACAAATGGGAGCTGGTGGAGGAAGCCATGAAAGTGGGGTTGAAGCTGGAGGAAACGGTGCCGTTTAACAAGAAGGATTATCCGGGATATGAAAACAAGAGAGCCGATGGAGGTCACTCCAATGCCCCATTTTGGCTTGGGGATTGCAGTACTTACAAGTTTAAGCTTAATCAATCCGGCTGA